Proteins encoded in a region of the Haloglomus salinum genome:
- a CDS encoding cobyrinic acid a,c-diamide synthase — MRGLVLGGTASGVGKTVATLAVCRALEAEDVDVRAGKAGPDFIDPSHHRAVTGHPSRTLDPWLEGADGVRRNFHRDAGEFRVVEGVMGLYDGTVSSTADVAAALDLPVVLVVDAAAGMESVAATALGFREYAAEAGHDIDVVGVLAQQAHGGRHADGIREALPDGLTWFGRVPPNGDLEIPERHLGLHMGAEDPLPDDALDAAAEHVRADRLLAAAREARQPDEPAPEHSWTGARVAVARDAAFRFCYPATRERLRSRADVTTFSPVAGDPVPDCDGVYLPGGYPELHAPALASSGTLDDLGERAADGLPVLGECGGLMALAESLETDDGTHAMAGVLPAEVRMCDRYQALDHVELRARDGTLTAPAGATVHGHEFHYSEATLGRDARFAFDVVRGDGLDGGHDGLTEHRTLGTYAHVHASSGAFDRFVEGL; from the coding sequence ATGCGGGGCCTGGTGCTCGGCGGCACCGCCTCGGGCGTCGGCAAGACGGTCGCCACGCTGGCCGTCTGCCGCGCCCTCGAAGCCGAGGACGTGGATGTTCGCGCGGGCAAGGCCGGCCCGGATTTCATCGACCCGAGCCACCACCGCGCGGTCACCGGCCATCCATCGCGGACGCTGGACCCGTGGCTGGAGGGCGCGGACGGCGTCCGCCGCAACTTCCACCGCGACGCGGGCGAGTTCCGCGTCGTCGAGGGCGTGATGGGGCTGTACGACGGCACCGTCTCCTCGACGGCGGACGTGGCTGCGGCACTGGACCTGCCGGTCGTGCTCGTGGTCGATGCGGCGGCGGGGATGGAGAGCGTCGCTGCGACGGCACTGGGCTTCCGCGAGTACGCCGCCGAGGCCGGCCACGACATCGACGTGGTCGGCGTCCTCGCACAGCAGGCCCACGGCGGCCGCCACGCGGACGGAATCCGCGAGGCGCTCCCGGACGGCCTGACCTGGTTCGGCCGGGTGCCGCCGAACGGCGACCTCGAAATCCCCGAGCGCCACCTCGGCCTCCACATGGGCGCGGAGGACCCGCTCCCGGACGATGCGCTCGACGCGGCCGCCGAACACGTGCGGGCCGACCGGCTGCTCGCCGCCGCGCGCGAGGCCCGACAGCCCGACGAACCGGCACCCGAGCACTCCTGGACGGGCGCCCGGGTCGCGGTCGCGCGGGACGCCGCGTTCCGCTTCTGTTACCCCGCGACCCGCGAGCGCCTCCGGTCCCGCGCGGACGTGACGACGTTCTCGCCGGTCGCGGGCGACCCCGTCCCCGACTGCGACGGGGTCTACCTCCCCGGCGGCTACCCTGAACTCCACGCCCCCGCTCTCGCGTCGTCCGGAACGCTCGACGACCTCGGCGAGCGCGCGGCCGACGGCCTCCCCGTTCTCGGGGAGTGTGGCGGCCTGATGGCGCTGGCGGAGTCGCTGGAGACCGACGACGGGACCCACGCGATGGCGGGCGTCCTCCCCGCCGAGGTACGAATGTGTGACCGTTACCAGGCGCTCGACCACGTCGAGCTGCGGGCCCGCGACGGGACGCTCACCGCACCCGCCGGAGCGACCGTGCACGGCCACGAGTTCCACTACTCCGAGGCGACGCTCGGTCGGGACGCCCGGTTCGCGTTCGACGTGGTCCGCGGCGACGGCCTCGACGGTGGCCACGACGGCCTGACCGAACACCGGACGCTCGGGACGTACGCCCACGTCCACGCGTCGAGCGGCGCGTTCGACCGGTTCGTGGAGGGCCTCTGA
- a CDS encoding cobyric acid synthase, which translates to MSGASDPDGPDAPTLLVAGTASHVGKSTVVAGLCRALADAGVDVAPFKAQNMSNNAHVALRPAAVRGDDGAADRAGDGTTNGRVDEEATDDDPERGASGQWGEIGVSQHTQARGARVAPTTDLNPVLLKPRGDGESQVVVDGVAVGHYSAGTYYDDHWEEARDAAVAAHRRLAAKHDIVVAEGAGSIAEINLHDRDLANIETARFADASVLLVADIERGGVFASLVGTLELLPDDVRERVVGVVVNKFRGDRSLLAPGLDAFEDRTGVTVLGVLPYEDPGLPDEDSLSLPARGERAVRGADDGVPDEAAVTVAVVRLPRVSNATDADPLARVPGVRVAFRPPDASLADADAVVLPGTKNAVDDLLACREAGLGDELRAFDGPIVGICGGYQLLGERLERVEHESTRTEGCVAGFGLLSAVTRFAPTKRVTRADHTMTPAGPLADVVAAADTAGATAGDDTGAPTVTGYEIHAGTTTATGPVARPLGPDSAAEGSVLGTYCHGLFRSPAVRRAFLTPLFDGDPPSATAAGSPLDDAAALVRSGIDLCAVPALDESLPASGP; encoded by the coding sequence ATGAGTGGCGCGAGCGACCCGGATGGGCCCGACGCCCCGACCCTGCTCGTCGCCGGCACGGCCAGCCACGTCGGCAAGTCGACGGTCGTCGCGGGGCTCTGCCGGGCACTCGCCGATGCCGGCGTCGACGTCGCGCCGTTCAAGGCCCAGAACATGAGCAACAACGCCCACGTCGCGCTGCGGCCGGCGGCGGTTCGGGGTGACGACGGGGCGGCCGACCGAGCGGGCGACGGGACGACGAACGGCCGGGTGGACGAAGAAGCGACGGACGACGACCCCGAGCGTGGCGCGAGCGGCCAGTGGGGGGAGATCGGCGTCTCCCAGCACACGCAGGCCCGGGGCGCCCGCGTCGCGCCGACGACGGACCTGAATCCGGTGCTGCTGAAGCCCCGCGGCGACGGCGAGAGCCAGGTCGTCGTCGACGGCGTCGCCGTCGGCCACTACAGCGCCGGAACGTACTACGACGACCACTGGGAGGAGGCCCGCGACGCGGCGGTCGCGGCCCACCGGCGGCTCGCCGCCAAGCACGACATCGTGGTCGCGGAGGGTGCCGGCAGCATCGCCGAGATCAACCTCCACGACCGCGACCTCGCCAACATCGAGACCGCACGCTTCGCCGACGCGTCGGTCCTGCTCGTCGCGGACATCGAGCGCGGCGGCGTGTTCGCCTCGCTCGTCGGGACGCTGGAGTTGCTCCCCGACGATGTCCGGGAACGGGTGGTCGGCGTCGTCGTCAACAAGTTCCGCGGCGACCGCTCGCTGCTCGCGCCGGGGCTCGATGCCTTCGAGGACCGCACCGGCGTCACCGTCCTCGGTGTCCTCCCGTACGAGGACCCGGGGCTGCCGGACGAGGACAGCCTCTCGCTCCCCGCCCGCGGCGAGCGGGCGGTCAGGGGCGCCGACGACGGCGTGCCCGACGAGGCGGCCGTGACGGTCGCCGTCGTCCGGCTCCCGCGCGTCTCCAACGCCACCGACGCCGACCCGCTGGCGCGGGTGCCGGGCGTCCGGGTCGCGTTCCGGCCGCCGGACGCGTCGCTGGCCGACGCCGACGCGGTCGTCCTCCCCGGGACGAAGAACGCCGTCGACGACCTGCTCGCGTGTCGTGAGGCGGGCCTCGGCGACGAGTTGCGGGCGTTCGATGGCCCCATCGTCGGCATCTGCGGCGGCTACCAGCTGCTGGGCGAGCGACTCGAACGGGTCGAGCACGAGAGCACGCGTACCGAGGGGTGTGTCGCGGGGTTCGGCCTCCTGTCCGCCGTCACACGGTTCGCACCGACCAAGCGGGTCACCCGGGCCGACCACACGATGACACCCGCCGGGCCGCTGGCCGACGTGGTGGCCGCCGCCGACACCGCCGGAGCGACGGCCGGGGACGATACTGGGGCCCCGACGGTCACCGGCTACGAGATCCACGCCGGGACGACGACGGCCACGGGCCCGGTCGCCCGACCGCTTGGACCGGACAGTGCCGCCGAGGGGTCCGTTCTCGGCACGTACTGTCACGGGCTGTTCCGGTCGCCCGCAGTCCGTCGGGCGTTCCTGACCCCGCTGTTCGACGGCGACCCCCCCTCGGCGACGGCGGCTGGCTCGCCCCTGGACGACGCGGCGGCGCTGGTCCGCTCGGGCATCGACCTCTGTGCGGTGCCGGCGCTCGACGAGTCACTGCCAGCATCGGGCCCGTAG